The following coding sequences are from one Geodermatophilus normandii window:
- a CDS encoding hemolysin family protein yields MTEWLLLLAAVVLTALTGFFVAAEFSLTTVDRGRVEEAARAGDAGAGGVVTALKSLSTQLSAAQLGITLTTLVVGYLAEPAIGQLLHGPLEALGLSQGAATGVSYGLALALATTLQMLLGELGPKNLAIANPLGVARWVAPGMRAFTAVAGVVVNALQRLANAIVRRLGFEPREELDSARGADELAAVARRSAQEGDLSPVAARLLERSLGLRAKYATDVMTPRTRLWTLRASATASDVIAAATESGNSRFPVYGSDLDEVTGVVHVKRAVAVPEAERSRRTAGELADPVLAVPSSLKLERLLDLLREQGLQIALVVDEWGATHGVVTLEDIVEELVGEITDETDRPLRTARRVDDVRWVLSGLLRPDEVLDRTGIAVPEGRYETLAGFLAERLQKLPDVGDTVELDGARLTVETLDGRRIARVRAERTVVLPPGATASRVRAERTAA; encoded by the coding sequence ATGACCGAGTGGCTGCTCCTCCTCGCCGCCGTGGTGCTCACGGCACTCACCGGCTTCTTCGTCGCCGCCGAGTTCTCCCTCACGACCGTCGACCGCGGCCGTGTCGAGGAGGCCGCCCGCGCGGGTGACGCGGGCGCAGGCGGTGTCGTGACGGCGCTGAAGTCGCTGTCCACCCAGCTCTCGGCGGCCCAGCTGGGCATCACGCTGACCACCCTGGTCGTCGGCTACCTCGCCGAGCCCGCGATCGGGCAGCTCCTGCACGGCCCGCTCGAGGCGCTGGGACTCTCCCAGGGAGCGGCCACCGGTGTCTCCTACGGCCTGGCGCTGGCACTGGCGACGACGCTGCAGATGCTGCTCGGCGAGCTCGGGCCCAAGAACCTCGCGATCGCCAACCCGCTCGGGGTCGCCCGCTGGGTCGCGCCGGGCATGCGGGCGTTCACCGCGGTCGCGGGCGTCGTCGTCAACGCGCTCCAGCGGCTGGCCAACGCGATCGTGCGCCGGCTCGGCTTCGAGCCGCGCGAGGAGCTCGACTCCGCCCGCGGCGCCGACGAACTGGCCGCGGTGGCCCGCCGGTCGGCCCAGGAGGGTGACCTCTCCCCCGTGGCCGCCCGGCTGCTCGAGCGCTCACTGGGCCTGCGCGCCAAGTACGCCACCGACGTCATGACACCGCGCACCCGGCTGTGGACGCTGCGCGCGAGCGCCACCGCCTCCGACGTCATCGCCGCGGCCACCGAGTCGGGCAACTCGCGCTTCCCGGTCTACGGCTCCGACCTCGACGAGGTCACCGGCGTGGTGCACGTCAAGCGCGCGGTCGCCGTCCCCGAGGCGGAGCGCTCCCGTCGCACCGCCGGTGAGCTGGCCGACCCGGTGCTCGCCGTGCCGTCGTCGCTGAAGCTGGAGCGGCTGCTCGACCTGCTGCGCGAGCAGGGCCTGCAGATCGCGCTCGTCGTCGACGAGTGGGGCGCCACGCACGGCGTCGTGACACTGGAGGACATCGTGGAGGAGCTGGTCGGCGAGATCACCGACGAGACCGACCGGCCGCTGCGGACCGCGCGCCGCGTCGACGACGTCCGGTGGGTGCTCTCCGGGCTGCTGCGCCCCGACGAGGTGCTCGACCGCACCGGGATCGCCGTCCCCGAGGGCCGCTACGAGACCCTGGCCGGCTTCCTCGCCGAGCGGCTGCAGAAGCTGCCCGACGTCGGCGACACCGTCGAGCTCGACGGCGCGCGGCTCACCGTGGAGACCCTCGACGGCCGCCGGATCGCGCGGGTCCGGGCCGAGCGCACGGTGGTGCTCCCACCCGGCGCCACGGCGTCGCGGGTGCGCGCGGAGCGGACGGCGGCATGA
- a CDS encoding hemolysin family protein: MSDVVSLLILVALLLGNAFFVAAEFALVSARVDQIEPRAEAGSARAAKTLAAMRNVSQMMAGAQLGITLCSLGLGAVGEPAVAHLIEAPLHALGVPEALLHPIALVIALSIVTVLHMVLGEMVPKNITIAGPDRAAIALGPPLAAFSRLLKPVIWTFNTTANAFVRLFGATPTDEIAASFDETEIRSMITQSRREGLLGSKVSELAAGALTFEQHAVEDVVLPMDTVVTVPRSTTPRQLEAVVAEHGFSRYPVQADDGSLVGFVHVKDVLGVEAADRDRPIPEELVNRLVPIAPGTGLPEVLSEMRAQGAHLGGVVDATGGARRTVGLVALEDVLELLIGDVRDAAATQERVIADRAARGRAARPAGAGAGGR; the protein is encoded by the coding sequence ATGAGCGACGTCGTCAGCCTGCTGATCCTCGTCGCCCTGCTGCTGGGCAACGCGTTCTTCGTGGCGGCCGAGTTCGCCCTGGTGTCCGCGCGCGTGGACCAGATCGAGCCACGGGCCGAGGCCGGCTCGGCGCGGGCGGCGAAGACGCTGGCCGCGATGCGCAACGTGTCGCAGATGATGGCCGGCGCGCAGCTGGGCATCACCCTGTGCTCGCTGGGCCTGGGCGCCGTCGGCGAGCCCGCCGTCGCCCACCTCATCGAGGCCCCGCTGCACGCCCTCGGCGTCCCGGAGGCGCTGCTGCACCCGATCGCGCTGGTCATCGCGCTGTCGATCGTCACCGTGCTGCACATGGTGCTCGGCGAGATGGTGCCGAAGAACATCACCATCGCCGGGCCCGACCGCGCCGCCATCGCGCTCGGGCCGCCGCTGGCCGCCTTCTCCCGCCTGCTCAAGCCGGTGATCTGGACGTTCAACACCACGGCCAACGCCTTCGTGCGGCTGTTCGGCGCCACGCCCACCGACGAGATCGCCGCCAGCTTCGACGAGACCGAGATCCGGTCGATGATCACCCAGTCGCGGCGCGAGGGGCTGCTGGGCAGCAAGGTCAGCGAGCTGGCCGCCGGCGCGCTCACCTTCGAGCAGCACGCCGTCGAGGACGTGGTGCTGCCGATGGACACCGTCGTCACGGTGCCGCGCTCGACCACTCCCCGGCAGCTGGAGGCCGTCGTCGCCGAGCACGGCTTCAGCCGCTACCCCGTGCAGGCCGACGACGGGTCGCTGGTCGGCTTCGTGCACGTCAAGGACGTGCTCGGGGTCGAGGCCGCCGACCGCGACCGGCCGATCCCCGAGGAGCTGGTCAACCGGCTGGTGCCGATCGCCCCCGGCACGGGGCTGCCCGAGGTGCTGTCGGAGATGCGGGCGCAGGGCGCCCACCTCGGCGGCGTGGTGGACGCCACCGGCGGGGCGCGGCGGACCGTGGGCCTGGTGGCCCTGGAGGACGTGCTGGAGCTGCTCATCGGCGACGTCCGCGACGCCGCGGCCACGCAGGAGCGGGTCATCGCCGACCGCGCCGCCCGCGGCCGGGCCGCCCGACCGGCCGGTGCGGGCGCCGGGGGAAGATGA